A genome region from bacterium SCSIO 12844 includes the following:
- a CDS encoding lysophospholipid acyltransferase family protein, whose translation MKYKIINFLVPKLIRFFSYLPLSFMQALGWLIGFTLSFFPNQLVKIAERNIALCYPELSLLQQRKLVRQSVIQAVIAGAEMPAMFMKDPKKLMTYIKEYENDDLLNQAFAQGKGLLCLGPHVGCWELGGLFLADRFPVFTLYTPPKQQVLSEIITKARARSGAEMEPASQSGVRHLFKALKDKKAIAMLTDQVPDPDDFGGLYAPFFGIDAWTMSFPSKLYSKRKPPTFIVYAIRRGVGRGFKLIVEPFDEHMKPFLSNSQCSDAFTYAMNKAYEKIAKKYSAQYQWTYRRFKHPPKGHPGLYL comes from the coding sequence ATGAAATATAAAATAATAAATTTTCTTGTGCCCAAACTAATTCGTTTTTTTTCTTATTTGCCATTGAGCTTTATGCAAGCATTAGGCTGGTTGATTGGTTTTACCTTAAGTTTCTTTCCCAATCAATTAGTGAAAATTGCAGAACGTAATATTGCTTTGTGCTATCCAGAGTTATCCTTATTACAACAACGTAAACTTGTGCGTCAATCGGTGATTCAAGCTGTGATTGCTGGTGCTGAGATGCCTGCGATGTTTATGAAAGACCCAAAAAAACTAATGACCTATATTAAAGAATATGAAAATGATGATTTACTTAACCAAGCTTTTGCTCAAGGTAAGGGCTTGTTATGCCTTGGGCCTCATGTTGGTTGTTGGGAATTAGGTGGGTTATTTTTGGCAGATCGTTTTCCAGTTTTTACCCTTTATACGCCGCCAAAGCAGCAAGTATTAAGTGAAATTATAACTAAAGCGCGCGCTCGTTCAGGTGCTGAGATGGAGCCTGCATCGCAATCAGGTGTCAGACACTTATTTAAAGCATTGAAAGATAAAAAAGCGATTGCGATGTTAACTGATCAAGTGCCTGATCCAGATGACTTTGGTGGACTTTATGCACCGTTTTTTGGCATTGATGCTTGGACGATGAGCTTTCCATCAAAATTATATAGTAAACGTAAGCCGCCAACATTTATTGTTTATGCCATCCGCCGAGGTGTCGGGCGTGGATTTAAATTAATTGTTGAGCCATTTGATGAACATATGAAGCCATTTTTATCTAATAGTCAATGTTCTGATGCGTTTACTTATGCAATGAATAAAGCTTATGAAAAAATTGCTAAAAAATATTCAGCACAATACCAATGGACTTATCGCAGGTTTAAACATCCACCTAAAGGACATCCAGGTTTGTATCTTTAA
- a CDS encoding leucyl aminopeptidase family protein — protein MLKTIFQLPDIKISNTEFNLSEYQNAYLIITILDQLNQTAIDSFTLTKSLSKRFNDQHQKGDKSWVTQLPNDKGTFLIVVEKNNPFEFMDGLKNNLGCLKPLQGDIAIINNSQCSISEANALRCVLAYNTQMPNFKKEQSHKYINCIDIFSEHKKDYLKETKAGHLGNSLARVLAATPTNYLKPSDYKLIIQKLTDRYQWDSKFYTYNELKKMGANSFCAVARACPDEAFIVHLKYRHPNAKKSVSLVGKGICFDTGGVSLKQSQYMYNMHEDMQGSSVALGSLVALTEADVEMNVDCFLAVTLNLIDKDAYLLNEVITALNGTTIEITDTDAEGRMALADTLHLASQEKPDLLIDYATLTGAAVRAISTRYMALFTKAVDQLPQLIESGTISGERAWPFPIPDDFDQLIKSDVADILQCSVSPSADHILAARFLNRFVDHDKVKQWIHLDLAASMNKGGLGSVPSDFTGIGVFYTLSLLNNLLKY, from the coding sequence ATGTTAAAAACAATTTTTCAATTACCTGATATCAAAATTTCAAATACTGAATTTAATCTAAGTGAATATCAAAATGCTTATCTTATTATCACAATACTCGATCAATTAAACCAAACTGCAATTGATTCTTTTACATTGACTAAGAGTTTAAGCAAACGCTTTAATGACCAGCATCAAAAAGGAGATAAAAGCTGGGTAACACAATTACCTAATGATAAAGGCACTTTTCTTATTGTAGTTGAGAAAAACAACCCCTTTGAATTTATGGATGGGCTTAAAAATAATTTGGGTTGTCTTAAACCACTTCAAGGCGATATTGCAATTATTAATAACAGTCAATGTAGTATCTCTGAAGCAAATGCATTGCGATGCGTATTAGCCTATAACACGCAAATGCCTAATTTCAAAAAAGAACAATCTCACAAATATATTAATTGTATTGATATCTTTAGCGAACATAAAAAAGATTACTTAAAAGAAACCAAAGCGGGCCACCTAGGTAATAGCTTAGCAAGGGTACTCGCAGCAACGCCAACGAACTATCTTAAACCATCAGATTATAAGCTTATTATTCAAAAACTTACGGACAGATACCAATGGGATAGTAAATTTTATACTTATAATGAATTGAAAAAAATGGGGGCTAATAGCTTCTGCGCTGTCGCAAGAGCTTGCCCAGATGAAGCATTTATTGTCCATTTAAAATATCGTCATCCAAATGCAAAAAAATCAGTTTCCCTTGTTGGTAAAGGCATATGCTTTGATACCGGCGGTGTCAGCCTTAAACAATCTCAATACATGTATAATATGCATGAGGATATGCAAGGTAGCTCAGTTGCTTTAGGTAGTTTGGTGGCATTAACTGAAGCTGATGTAGAAATGAATGTAGACTGCTTTCTTGCTGTAACCTTAAACTTAATTGATAAAGATGCTTACCTTTTAAATGAAGTCATCACAGCCTTAAATGGTACAACCATTGAAATCACTGACACTGACGCCGAAGGTCGTATGGCATTAGCTGATACTCTCCATCTCGCATCACAAGAAAAACCTGATCTTTTAATTGATTATGCAACCTTAACTGGAGCTGCCGTTCGTGCAATCTCAACCCGCTATATGGCTTTATTTACTAAAGCAGTCGACCAATTACCACAATTAATTGAGTCAGGGACTATATCCGGTGAACGTGCTTGGCCATTTCCAATCCCAGATGACTTTGACCAACTAATTAAATCGGATGTAGCTGATATATTACAATGCAGTGTCTCACCGAGCGCTGATCATATACTAGCAGCACGTTTTCTAAACCGTTTTGTCGATCATGACAAGGTCAAACAATGGATTCATCTTGATTTAGCAGCAAGTATGAATAAAGGCGGATTAGGTAGTGTGCCATCAGATTTTACAGGCATTGGTGTTTTTTATACATTATCATTATTAAATAATCTATTAAAATATTAA
- a CDS encoding NAD-dependent malic enzyme, giving the protein MTKRFVFKRNLETGEMWVETDLTGKSLLTLASLNKGTAFSESERWEFNLKGKLPYQVESIEEQKARAYQQFCGFTTNLDKHIYLKSLHDQNETLFYRLVRDHLGEMLPIIYTPTVGEAVQRYSQTYRRPRGLYIAYPDRHKIRDLLKNRTNADVDIIVASDAEGVLGIGDQGVGGIEIPVAKLMVYTLCAGLNPGRYLPIFLDAGTNNQALLEDPLYLGWRHKRVCGEAYDEMVALFVEAVKEEMPNTFLHWEDFGRDNARKNLELYQDEICSFNDDMQGTAAVAISALLSASKKANIDFTDQRIVIFGAGTAGIGIADEIVEVMMRYGLTKEQAYQKFWCLDRQGLITEQTDNVDFQMPYCRSTDEVALFKRSADGKILLEEVVEQVKPTTLIGCSGVPGAFSEKTIRLMAEYNKAPIIIPLSNPTDRCEALPQDIIRITEGRALIATGSPFKPVGYKGVIYRIAQCNNALVFPGIGLGVVALKCKRLTQEMLWAACKALANYPIQDSAILPSLNEAYTVSRQVAFAVGHQAITDKVTSFEAGSDIWHLINNATWEPKYYSYKKVNKIS; this is encoded by the coding sequence ATGACTAAGCGATTTGTATTTAAGCGCAATTTAGAAACAGGTGAAATGTGGGTTGAAACAGATTTAACAGGAAAAAGTTTATTAACCTTAGCTTCATTAAACAAAGGTACGGCATTTAGTGAGAGCGAACGTTGGGAATTTAATTTAAAAGGTAAATTACCTTATCAAGTAGAGTCAATTGAAGAACAAAAGGCAAGAGCCTACCAACAATTTTGTGGCTTTACAACCAATTTGGATAAGCATATTTATCTAAAAAGCTTGCATGACCAAAATGAAACTTTATTCTATCGTTTAGTTCGAGATCACTTAGGCGAGATGTTGCCAATTATTTATACGCCAACAGTGGGTGAAGCTGTTCAGCGTTACAGTCAGACTTATCGACGTCCACGAGGACTCTATATTGCTTACCCGGATCGACATAAGATTCGTGATCTATTAAAAAATAGAACCAATGCTGATGTTGATATTATTGTTGCATCAGATGCTGAAGGTGTTTTAGGTATTGGTGATCAAGGCGTTGGTGGAATTGAAATCCCTGTTGCAAAATTGATGGTTTATACACTTTGTGCAGGATTAAATCCAGGGCGATATTTACCCATTTTCTTAGATGCTGGGACTAATAATCAAGCGTTATTAGAAGACCCATTATATTTGGGCTGGCGCCATAAACGCGTCTGTGGTGAAGCTTATGATGAAATGGTGGCGCTTTTTGTTGAAGCAGTAAAAGAAGAGATGCCCAATACATTTTTACATTGGGAAGACTTTGGTAGAGATAATGCTAGAAAAAACCTTGAACTCTATCAAGATGAAATTTGTAGTTTTAATGATGATATGCAAGGTACCGCAGCAGTTGCAATCTCAGCGCTATTAAGTGCTTCGAAAAAAGCAAACATTGATTTTACCGATCAGAGAATTGTTATTTTTGGTGCTGGTACGGCAGGGATTGGTATTGCTGATGAAATTGTAGAAGTGATGATGCGTTATGGGTTAACAAAAGAGCAAGCATATCAAAAATTTTGGTGTTTAGATCGCCAAGGCCTAATTACAGAGCAGACTGATAATGTCGATTTTCAAATGCCTTATTGCCGTAGCACAGATGAGGTAGCATTATTTAAACGCAGTGCAGATGGCAAAATTTTATTAGAAGAAGTTGTAGAGCAAGTAAAGCCAACAACCTTAATTGGCTGCTCAGGTGTGCCAGGGGCATTCAGTGAAAAAACCATTCGCTTAATGGCTGAGTATAATAAAGCACCGATTATTATACCGCTGTCAAACCCAACTGATCGCTGTGAGGCATTACCTCAAGATATTATACGTATTACAGAAGGGCGAGCCTTAATTGCAACAGGAAGCCCATTTAAACCTGTCGGTTATAAAGGTGTGATCTATCGTATTGCTCAATGTAACAATGCATTGGTATTTCCTGGGATTGGCTTAGGTGTTGTTGCATTAAAGTGTAAGCGGCTAACTCAAGAGATGCTATGGGCTGCTTGTAAAGCCCTTGCAAATTACCCCATACAAGACTCTGCAATCTTGCCAAGTTTGAATGAGGCTTATACGGTTAGTCGTCAAGTTGCATTTGCCGTAGGTCATCAGGCTATCACAGATAAAGTAACTTCATTTGAGGCTGGAAGTGACATTTGGCATTTGATAAATAATGCTACTTGGGAGCCAAAATATTATTCTTACAAAAAAGTTAACAAAATTAGTTGA
- a CDS encoding universal stress protein produces the protein MEYRNILVAINVYEDYHHVLNSAELVAKKFDASLTLLMVLDSPFELIPMSAEYQKELEKEAIDTLKQAASRMALRQVDTVTEIGNPSLVISDYAKEKGCDLIILGSHGKHGINLLLGSTSNSVLHRAPCDVLTIRVTEHQPSIPSDYRSILIATDFEKDSLVLVDRAQSFARYYQSSLNAITVQGDPTVAVSTYGIIPDVHHDLMKEAEARLSNWVRDNQIHGKYKCVMGEAPFEITHYAHEENIDLIVVGSHKKSAIGRFFLGSTANAILHQSKKDVLVVRLTEDHV, from the coding sequence ATGGAATATAGAAATATCTTAGTGGCGATAAATGTCTATGAGGATTACCATCATGTACTTAACTCAGCAGAGTTAGTAGCTAAAAAATTTGACGCAAGTTTAACTTTATTAATGGTATTGGATAGTCCTTTTGAGCTAATTCCAATGTCAGCAGAATATCAAAAGGAGCTAGAAAAAGAAGCAATTGATACGCTTAAACAAGCAGCTAGTAGAATGGCATTGCGTCAAGTTGATACAGTGACAGAAATTGGTAATCCGTCACTGGTTATTAGTGATTATGCAAAAGAAAAAGGGTGTGATTTAATTATTTTAGGTTCACATGGTAAGCATGGTATTAATTTATTATTAGGCTCAACCTCAAATAGTGTTTTACATAGAGCGCCTTGTGATGTATTAACCATTCGAGTGACAGAGCATCAACCATCGATTCCATCTGATTACCGTAGCATATTAATTGCAACTGATTTTGAAAAAGACAGCCTTGTTTTAGTTGATAGAGCACAATCATTTGCACGTTATTATCAATCGTCATTAAATGCAATTACAGTTCAAGGAGATCCAACAGTTGCAGTAAGTACTTATGGTATTATTCCTGATGTACATCATGATTTAATGAAAGAAGCAGAAGCACGCTTAAGTAATTGGGTGAGAGATAATCAAATTCATGGTAAGTATAAATGTGTTATGGGTGAGGCGCCATTTGAAATTACCCATTATGCCCATGAAGAAAATATTGATTTAATAGTTGTTGGTAGCCATAAAAAAAGCGCAATTGGCCGTTTCTTCTTAGGCTCAACGGCAAATGCGATATTACATCAATCGAAAAAGGATGTACTTGTGGTACGTTTAACTGAAGATCATGTTTAA
- a CDS encoding uroporphyrinogen decarboxylase codes for MTEYRLIKALKRQPVDKTPIWIMRQAGRYLPEYRKVRSSVKDFMSLCKTPDLACEVTLQPLRRFDLDAAILFSDILTIPEAMGLDLKFIEGQGPVFANPIQSKAQIDNLMTVNLLDSLKYVFEAVKLIKHALPNDKPLIGFSGSPWTLACYMIEGSGSKQFAIIRRFMYENTTYLHQLLDKLAIAVAEYLIEQIRHGCDVVKIFDTWGGILSAETYAQFSLNYMKKIIKLVKKAYPNVPVIVFTKGSGQWLEQIVNSQADGIGIDWQTPMKNAYQVINERAAIEGNLDPAVLYADELTIEVEVKRILSEYGGAPGHVFNLGHGIYPDIAPEKVQFLVDCVHQLSSR; via the coding sequence ATGACGGAATATCGATTAATAAAGGCATTAAAGCGCCAGCCTGTAGATAAAACACCGATATGGATAATGCGTCAAGCTGGACGCTACTTGCCTGAATATCGCAAAGTGCGCTCAAGTGTTAAAGACTTTATGAGTTTGTGTAAGACACCAGATTTAGCTTGTGAAGTGACATTGCAGCCACTAAGAAGATTTGATTTGGATGCAGCAATTTTATTTTCAGATATTTTAACGATACCTGAGGCTATGGGTTTAGATCTTAAGTTTATAGAAGGCCAAGGCCCTGTATTTGCTAATCCAATTCAATCGAAGGCTCAGATAGATAATTTAATGACAGTCAATTTGCTCGATTCATTAAAATATGTTTTTGAGGCAGTAAAATTAATTAAACATGCGCTACCAAATGATAAGCCATTAATAGGCTTTAGTGGTAGTCCATGGACTTTAGCTTGTTATATGATTGAAGGTTCTGGTAGTAAGCAGTTTGCTATTATTAGACGCTTTATGTATGAAAATACTACTTATTTACATCAACTATTGGATAAACTGGCTATTGCAGTTGCTGAATATTTAATAGAGCAAATTCGCCATGGCTGTGATGTAGTAAAGATTTTTGATACTTGGGGCGGTATATTATCTGCAGAGACTTATGCGCAGTTTTCTCTTAATTATATGAAAAAAATTATTAAGCTTGTTAAAAAAGCTTATCCAAATGTACCTGTGATTGTTTTCACAAAAGGTTCGGGTCAATGGTTAGAGCAAATTGTAAATTCGCAAGCAGACGGTATTGGTATTGATTGGCAGACACCAATGAAAAATGCTTATCAGGTTATTAATGAGCGTGCTGCAATTGAAGGTAATTTAGATCCAGCTGTTTTATATGCGGATGAATTAACCATTGAAGTTGAAGTCAAGCGGATACTATCAGAGTATGGGGGCGCACCAGGACATGTATTTAATTTAGGCCATGGTATTTACCCAGATATAGCGCCAGAGAAAGTTCAATTTTTAGTCGATTGTGTGCATCAGTTAAGTAGCCGATAA
- a CDS encoding short chain dehydrogenase, whose translation MKVIVVGGTGKIGKAVASALQKEHEVITAGYSSGDVQVDIGSKASIESMYKKVGQFDAVVATVGKVKFASLTEMTSEDYEIGLNHKLMGQVNLVLEGIKYINQGGSFTLTSGILNVEPIESGTSAAMVNSALEGFALAASYELPNKNRINVVSPTVITEALDIYGDFFKGYQPVAVDQAALAYVKSVNSHHTGRVYRVGF comes from the coding sequence ATGAAAGTTATCGTTGTTGGTGGTACGGGGAAAATTGGTAAAGCTGTTGCAAGCGCATTACAAAAAGAACATGAAGTCATTACAGCGGGTTATTCTTCCGGCGATGTTCAAGTAGATATTGGATCAAAAGCATCGATTGAATCCATGTATAAAAAAGTTGGCCAGTTTGATGCAGTCGTTGCAACAGTTGGAAAAGTGAAATTTGCTTCTTTAACTGAGATGACTAGTGAGGATTATGAAATAGGCTTAAATCATAAACTAATGGGCCAAGTCAATTTAGTATTAGAAGGTATCAAGTACATTAATCAAGGTGGTTCATTTACGTTAACCAGTGGTATTTTAAATGTTGAGCCAATCGAAAGTGGTACATCCGCTGCAATGGTAAATAGTGCATTAGAAGGTTTTGCATTGGCAGCTAGTTATGAATTACCGAATAAAAACCGTATTAATGTTGTAAGCCCAACTGTGATTACTGAAGCTTTAGATATTTATGGTGACTTTTTTAAAGGCTATCAGCCGGTTGCAGTTGACCAAGCAGCTTTAGCTTATGTAAAAAGTGTTAATAGTCATCATACAGGGCGTGTTTATCGAGTTGGGTTTTGA